In one Aminivibrio pyruvatiphilus genomic region, the following are encoded:
- a CDS encoding pyridoxal phosphate-dependent aminotransferase, translated as MSTVKIARRFASLQPSSMIKIFQAASAVEGLINLSFGEPDFHTEPEIVDAAAKAAREGCTHYPPLQGFEDLRKEIAAYWKRHHGLETDPADILLTVGGLQAPHLCFQAMLNPGDEVLVAEPCFSAYFQQVENNGGVVAPVPSREENGFFPTAEDYAQAVTPRTKILVVNSPCNPTGGVLTMEQALEIADVAVRHDLFVISDEIYEAFIYSGKHIPLSSLPGMKERTMTVGGFSKSHCMTGWRIGYAMGPAELLKVMTTLSVSQTFGVNTLAQKGGAFALATQDEKVKARTAEFEKRVRYCAGRLNAMPGVSCPEAKGAFYLFPDISGTGMTDEEFAWWLLEAGKVAVIPGTAFGASGAGHIRIACTLSMEDLGKAMDRMEEALKKRG; from the coding sequence ATGTCAACAGTAAAAATTGCGCGCCGTTTTGCCTCGCTCCAGCCCTCGTCCATGATCAAAATATTCCAGGCCGCCTCGGCCGTGGAGGGCCTGATCAACCTGAGCTTCGGCGAACCGGATTTCCACACCGAGCCGGAGATCGTCGACGCCGCGGCGAAAGCCGCCCGGGAAGGGTGTACCCATTACCCTCCCCTCCAGGGCTTCGAGGATCTGAGAAAGGAAATAGCCGCCTACTGGAAGCGCCATCACGGACTGGAGACGGACCCCGCGGACATACTGCTCACCGTGGGAGGGCTCCAGGCTCCCCACCTCTGTTTCCAGGCCATGCTCAACCCCGGCGACGAGGTTCTGGTGGCGGAGCCCTGCTTTTCCGCCTACTTCCAGCAGGTGGAGAACAACGGCGGCGTTGTGGCGCCCGTACCTTCCAGGGAAGAGAACGGATTCTTCCCCACGGCGGAGGATTATGCACAGGCGGTGACGCCGAGGACAAAAATCCTGGTGGTCAACTCCCCCTGCAACCCCACGGGAGGGGTGCTGACCATGGAGCAGGCCCTGGAGATCGCCGACGTGGCGGTACGGCACGATCTTTTCGTCATCTCCGACGAAATTTACGAGGCCTTCATTTACTCCGGCAAGCACATTCCACTGTCGTCCCTTCCGGGCATGAAAGAGCGCACCATGACCGTGGGAGGATTCTCCAAGAGCCACTGCATGACCGGCTGGCGGATCGGCTACGCCATGGGCCCGGCGGAACTGCTGAAGGTGATGACCACCCTGTCGGTCTCCCAGACCTTCGGCGTCAACACCCTGGCCCAGAAGGGCGGCGCCTTTGCCCTGGCGACCCAGGACGAAAAGGTGAAGGCCCGCACGGCGGAATTTGAAAAGCGGGTCCGGTACTGCGCAGGACGGCTGAACGCCATGCCGGGAGTGTCCTGCCCTGAAGCGAAGGGAGCCTTCTACCTTTTCCCGGACATCTCCGGGACGGGCATGACCGACGAGGAATTCGCGTGGTGGCTTCTCGAGGCGGGCAAGGTAGCGGTCATCCCCGGCACCGCCTTCGGCGCGAGCGGAGCCGGGCACATCCGCATCGCCTGCACCCTTTCCATGGAAGACCTCGGGAAAGCCATGGACAGGATGGAGGAAGCGCTGAAGAAGAGAGGCTGA
- a CDS encoding glycosyl hydrolase → MLKEAKRNVFRAVPAAILLSLFLGEPLYAVPLWVSPPGGGDGSYAVTVPAEGKHSDADPGGDSGTVRAVPPAVGPNTDAPGSRKVPTADWWTPLAWLDPADLPDPAALPSMRGLSWQVFSEPLVFQPQKGGVAVSLNIPDSRRAAVKGGILTAGEGFMLEVVGDDAHGGKGISPYFNAFFDQDMYLGSTEAGWNSASFGQVKVTGWSDWFVNFSLTSAAPAERLDVTAGAGSPFLLVKTQSGRPQVTFRTWNVGKVIPLQGASFSLNAGQALAQAVPSAAFAVVNKVPYGKPQAPADAKEYATYTVYAVFGPSGSTWQLKDTQYNSEIRGPFPAWTASHAYLPGNPVEPSAANGFFYTANGAGTSGASEPAWPASAGGTVTDGTVTWTANAKELRNVLNTAECSAGTYYAVAVLPYPWGKGIYDEPDEQKVKDLLAHFAGHAFAEVTDTRVTPGYAPQSDGHDITVTCAYTTAPVGTESPAAGGPLRAMYPHQYLGQSRVNILDQSMNQVSSASWRTGWHWPSLKGPLLLASGNSFVNVLEVPPCLPAPIDAPDRQKADRMTAYLRQALDSQNPRFLSQGSYFGAQQMYRLAMLLPAAEMIRDTASRPADADQAAREMYTAVSESMAGWLKATKDGTALKNAAQHLFYYDSRWGALLPTPEDGFAADSLLNDHHFHYGYFIKIAAEIARWEKTHPDDPANRGWASSYAPMIRMLIKNIANTSREGSGADPDFPFLRHFSPYAGHSWASGSSRGNQGGQQESTPEAIQAWGAILLWSQLNYPENGENGDLERWAAYMFASEARAAEFYWFGLTDDGDFRPHLSFRQYSVKSDAVPKPYVPSMVSQVNQNEMTYQTDFGNPPLLKLGIQILPFTGSSLYLGSTPGNADAIVSGYLDNDLPKLADGGTSPSNRDKLLMLQAMTARYTADPRALITPAGGGALPLDSWKMQWEIPTPAFNNLILQDTSRGAVYWWIDTLLAHGVPHHWENDANHTSAASFLDGRGGRVYTAYNPGESPLLVTFADGNTLEVPPLAYAHETSDGAGGGCTAGAFNLTGLVLFLPLLLLLRERNR, encoded by the coding sequence ATGTTGAAGGAAGCGAAGCGGAACGTATTTCGGGCTGTTCCGGCGGCGATTCTTCTGTCCCTGTTTCTCGGAGAGCCCCTGTACGCTGTTCCTTTATGGGTGTCTCCCCCCGGTGGGGGGGACGGCAGCTATGCCGTGACGGTCCCCGCGGAGGGAAAGCATTCCGACGCGGATCCCGGAGGAGACTCGGGGACTGTCCGGGCGGTACCTCCCGCCGTGGGGCCGAACACGGATGCCCCCGGTTCGCGGAAGGTTCCCACCGCCGACTGGTGGACCCCCCTGGCGTGGCTCGATCCCGCGGACCTGCCCGACCCTGCGGCCCTTCCATCCATGAGGGGCCTTTCATGGCAGGTCTTCAGCGAACCCCTGGTTTTCCAGCCCCAGAAGGGCGGAGTTGCGGTATCACTCAACATTCCCGACAGCCGGAGAGCGGCCGTCAAAGGAGGCATCCTCACGGCCGGGGAAGGCTTCATGCTCGAGGTGGTGGGTGACGATGCCCACGGAGGAAAGGGAATTTCCCCCTATTTCAACGCCTTTTTCGACCAGGACATGTATCTCGGGTCCACAGAGGCCGGGTGGAATTCAGCTTCCTTCGGGCAGGTGAAGGTGACGGGGTGGAGCGACTGGTTCGTCAACTTTTCACTGACGTCCGCGGCACCGGCGGAGCGGCTGGACGTGACCGCCGGGGCCGGATCACCCTTCCTCCTTGTGAAGACCCAATCGGGAAGGCCCCAGGTGACCTTCCGGACATGGAACGTGGGCAAGGTCATTCCTCTCCAGGGCGCGAGCTTTTCCCTCAACGCCGGGCAGGCTTTGGCTCAGGCCGTTCCTTCGGCTGCCTTCGCCGTGGTCAACAAGGTGCCCTACGGAAAACCCCAGGCCCCCGCGGATGCCAAGGAATACGCCACCTACACCGTCTACGCCGTCTTCGGTCCCTCCGGGTCGACATGGCAGCTCAAGGATACCCAGTACAACTCCGAAATTCGGGGGCCCTTTCCAGCCTGGACGGCCTCTCATGCCTACTTGCCGGGAAACCCTGTCGAACCCTCGGCAGCCAACGGCTTTTTCTACACCGCCAACGGGGCGGGGACCAGCGGGGCGTCGGAGCCCGCATGGCCCGCGTCGGCGGGGGGAACCGTGACGGACGGCACCGTCACCTGGACGGCCAACGCCAAGGAGCTGCGGAACGTCCTGAACACGGCGGAATGTTCGGCGGGAACCTATTATGCCGTGGCGGTCTTGCCCTATCCATGGGGCAAGGGTATCTACGACGAGCCGGACGAGCAGAAGGTGAAGGACCTGCTGGCCCATTTCGCGGGGCATGCCTTCGCTGAAGTCACCGACACCCGGGTAACTCCGGGATACGCACCCCAGTCGGACGGCCACGACATCACCGTGACCTGCGCCTACACCACCGCCCCCGTGGGCACGGAGTCACCTGCGGCAGGGGGTCCCCTTCGGGCAATGTACCCCCACCAGTACCTGGGCCAGTCCCGGGTGAACATCCTTGACCAGTCGATGAATCAGGTCTCCTCCGCTTCATGGCGGACGGGGTGGCACTGGCCGTCTTTGAAGGGCCCTCTGCTCCTGGCCTCGGGGAATTCCTTCGTGAACGTCCTTGAAGTCCCCCCGTGCCTTCCCGCTCCCATAGACGCCCCTGACCGCCAGAAGGCCGACCGCATGACTGCGTACCTCCGCCAGGCGCTGGATTCGCAGAATCCCCGGTTTCTTTCCCAGGGGAGCTATTTCGGCGCCCAGCAGATGTACCGCCTGGCCATGCTCCTCCCGGCGGCGGAAATGATCCGGGACACGGCCTCCAGGCCGGCGGACGCGGACCAGGCTGCCAGGGAGATGTACACCGCCGTGTCGGAATCCATGGCCGGCTGGCTGAAAGCCACGAAGGACGGCACTGCCCTCAAGAACGCGGCACAGCACCTCTTCTACTACGATTCCAGGTGGGGCGCCCTTCTCCCGACCCCCGAGGACGGATTTGCGGCGGACAGCCTGCTGAACGACCACCATTTCCATTACGGCTACTTCATCAAAATAGCGGCCGAAATCGCCCGGTGGGAAAAGACCCACCCGGATGATCCTGCCAACAGGGGGTGGGCATCCTCCTACGCCCCCATGATACGGATGCTCATCAAGAACATTGCCAACACGAGCCGCGAAGGGAGCGGAGCGGATCCCGACTTCCCCTTCCTCCGCCACTTCAGCCCCTATGCGGGGCACTCATGGGCCAGCGGCTCGTCGAGGGGCAACCAGGGAGGGCAGCAGGAGTCCACACCCGAGGCCATCCAGGCCTGGGGCGCCATACTTCTCTGGTCGCAGCTCAACTATCCCGAGAACGGGGAGAACGGTGACCTGGAGCGGTGGGCGGCTTACATGTTCGCCTCCGAGGCGAGAGCGGCGGAATTCTACTGGTTCGGCCTGACCGATGACGGGGACTTCAGGCCTCACCTGAGTTTCCGGCAGTATTCGGTGAAGTCCGACGCCGTTCCCAAGCCCTATGTGCCCTCCATGGTCTCCCAGGTCAACCAGAACGAAATGACGTACCAGACGGACTTCGGGAATCCCCCGCTGCTGAAGCTCGGAATCCAGATACTTCCGTTTACGGGGTCGTCCCTGTACCTTGGTTCCACGCCCGGAAACGCGGACGCTATCGTTTCAGGCTACCTGGACAACGACCTGCCGAAACTGGCCGACGGCGGCACATCCCCCAGCAACAGGGACAAGCTGCTCATGCTCCAGGCCATGACGGCGAGGTACACCGCCGACCCGAGAGCCCTCATCACCCCGGCCGGAGGAGGAGCCTTGCCCCTTGACTCGTGGAAAATGCAGTGGGAGATCCCCACTCCGGCCTTCAACAACCTGATCCTCCAGGACACCTCCCGGGGCGCCGTATACTGGTGGATCGACACGCTTCTTGCCCACGGCGTGCCCCACCACTGGGAAAACGACGCGAACCACACGTCGGCGGCAAGCTTCCTGGACGGACGGGGCGGCAGGGTGTATACGGCCTACAACCCGGGAGAGTCGCCCCTGCTGGTGACCTTCGCCGACGGAAATACCCTGGAGGTGCCCCCCCTGGCCTACGCTCATGAAACATCGGACGGGGCGGGGGGAGGGTGCACTGCCGGGGCATTCAATCTGACGGGGCTCGTGCTTTTTCTTCCGCTGCTGCTCCTGCTGAGGGAACGGAACCGCTGA
- a CDS encoding N-acyl-D-amino-acid deacylase family protein, giving the protein MFDIKIINGTVIDGLGGKGLRTDIGISGDTITAIGDLSAAGAAEIIDASGKVVSPGFIDMHTHSDVSVVYDRKVSSKIHDGVTTEVVGNCGIGVAPVREDRKDLLIAYLGTRLVGSIPVKLELPWNTMDEYLGHIENMPPAANIAPLLAHGPVRINEMGFSKDHPTASQMENMKKEIARGMEAGCVGFSSGLVYMPGEYSTGPELAELCTAVAPYGGFYVTHVRTESRGVFEAIDEAIEIASKGGVPLHVSHLKLAGIDVSGNAEQLLTRLDTVRTAGLDVTFDVYPYDTGCTSLGACISPWAFEGGVEKLVERLKDQAVRDRIKNDILNGIEGWQNFAHASGGWQNITIATVFSREGEKFLGKTIEEAAAMENKDPFTFIFDFIIQQQSRVQILVRMMTEEDIEKIISHPMSMIGSDGMSLSTEGILGMGKPHPRAFGTRARVLSRYVREKKLLSLEDAVKKMTSMPASRLRLDRRGILKEGYFADVTVFDSAVVEDMATYQDPKQYSKGFDTVIVNGKTALRDGKETAVFSGRVLRARR; this is encoded by the coding sequence ATGTTCGATATCAAAATCATCAACGGAACAGTCATCGACGGTCTTGGGGGAAAAGGCCTGCGCACGGACATCGGCATTTCGGGGGATACGATCACCGCCATCGGCGATCTCTCAGCCGCCGGGGCGGCGGAGATAATAGACGCATCGGGTAAGGTTGTCTCCCCGGGCTTCATTGATATGCACACCCATTCGGACGTTTCCGTGGTTTACGACCGGAAGGTCAGCAGCAAGATTCATGACGGAGTGACCACCGAGGTGGTGGGCAACTGCGGCATCGGTGTCGCTCCCGTAAGGGAAGACAGGAAGGATCTGCTCATTGCCTACCTGGGGACGCGGCTCGTGGGCAGCATCCCTGTGAAGCTCGAGCTTCCCTGGAACACCATGGACGAATATCTCGGCCATATCGAAAACATGCCTCCGGCGGCTAATATCGCCCCCCTGCTGGCCCACGGTCCGGTACGCATCAACGAAATGGGTTTTTCCAAGGATCACCCCACGGCATCGCAGATGGAAAACATGAAAAAAGAAATCGCAAGGGGGATGGAGGCGGGGTGTGTCGGCTTTTCCAGCGGGCTCGTTTACATGCCGGGAGAATACAGCACCGGCCCCGAACTGGCTGAATTATGTACGGCCGTCGCCCCCTACGGCGGATTTTACGTGACCCACGTCCGCACTGAGAGCAGGGGGGTTTTCGAAGCTATCGACGAGGCCATAGAAATAGCCTCAAAGGGAGGAGTTCCCCTTCATGTTTCTCATCTCAAACTCGCCGGAATCGATGTATCAGGTAACGCCGAACAGCTTCTCACAAGGCTTGACACCGTCAGAACGGCCGGTCTTGACGTAACGTTCGACGTTTATCCCTATGACACGGGATGCACGTCTCTCGGCGCCTGCATTTCTCCCTGGGCTTTCGAGGGAGGCGTGGAGAAACTTGTGGAACGTCTAAAAGACCAGGCCGTAAGGGACCGCATAAAGAACGATATTCTCAACGGTATCGAGGGGTGGCAGAATTTCGCCCACGCTTCAGGAGGATGGCAGAACATCACCATTGCCACCGTCTTCAGCAGAGAAGGGGAAAAATTCCTCGGCAAAACCATTGAAGAGGCCGCCGCAATGGAGAACAAGGATCCCTTCACGTTCATTTTCGATTTTATAATCCAGCAGCAGAGCCGAGTTCAGATCCTTGTAAGGATGATGACGGAGGAAGACATTGAGAAAATCATCTCCCATCCGATGTCCATGATCGGCTCTGACGGCATGAGTCTCTCCACCGAGGGAATCCTGGGCATGGGAAAACCCCATCCCCGCGCTTTCGGAACCCGAGCCAGGGTCCTGTCGCGGTATGTTAGGGAGAAAAAACTGCTCTCTCTGGAGGACGCGGTCAAAAAGATGACGTCCATGCCCGCTTCAAGGCTGCGTCTAGACCGCCGCGGCATTCTGAAGGAAGGATACTTTGCTGATGTCACAGTCTTTGACTCTGCCGTGGTGGAAGACATGGCGACATACCAGGACCCGAAACAGTATTCAAAAGGGTTCGACACTGTGATCGTCAACGGGAAAACAGCCCTCCGCGATGGAAAAGAAACTGCCGTCTTCAGCGGGAGGGTTCTGAGAGCCCGTCGCTAG
- a CDS encoding DUF5058 family protein, with product MDNAVNSFDMWIACSIMVIAVVVQSLVFFRAGLKRARELNIPREKLIHGCRSAAITAIGPTLSSCIVLLALVAVIGAPSAWMRLNDIGAARTEIAVATMVESVVPAGSTPTVKLAYTQWAMGLNNMGWMLVALLLTPSMGTMLNKMNSSFNPKAVKMVMHGAALGLFANLLAGGTIGKPVPSWLAAVAAVFGIVFILRFFGKNQRLLELSLGIAMVIGMTAGAAYYYMTL from the coding sequence CAGTCGCTCGTCTTTTTTAGAGCCGGACTGAAGAGAGCACGGGAATTGAATATTCCCCGGGAAAAACTGATCCATGGCTGCCGTTCAGCAGCCATTACGGCCATCGGGCCCACGCTCTCTTCCTGTATCGTTCTCCTGGCCTTAGTCGCCGTGATCGGGGCGCCTTCGGCATGGATGCGCCTGAACGACATCGGTGCAGCCAGGACGGAAATCGCGGTAGCCACCATGGTGGAATCCGTCGTGCCCGCCGGATCCACTCCCACGGTCAAGCTCGCATATACCCAGTGGGCCATGGGGCTTAACAACATGGGATGGATGCTCGTCGCCCTTCTGCTGACGCCGTCCATGGGAACAATGCTCAACAAGATGAACAGCAGCTTCAATCCGAAGGCGGTCAAGATGGTCATGCATGGGGCCGCTCTCGGGCTCTTCGCCAACCTCCTTGCAGGCGGAACGATCGGCAAACCTGTTCCTAGCTGGCTGGCCGCTGTGGCAGCAGTCTTCGGCATCGTCTTCATCCTCAGATTTTTCGGCAAAAACCAGCGCCTTCTCGAACTTTCCCTCGGCATCGCCATGGTGATCGGCATGACCGCGGGAGCGGCATATTATTACATGACCCTCTGA
- a CDS encoding pyridoxal phosphate-dependent aminotransferase, whose protein sequence is MWKGKLQHRHLSTGQQGYASARPPVYPEGIEIIDCALGTNPLGTPPSVRRLLEGLKDVSVSGYPQPEPENLKKTIASKYVSWQVLPEQILVGGGSMGVLVTLSRLLLGPGASFTGISPQFTDAVLQALFTGAFYKPLRLRGPDFSIDSAMLERLTVQGHPLIYLDRPNNPTGQAISLGSAERLAREAMERGTWVIIDEAYGDFLPDEESAASIDLPNVITCRSFSKGQGGAGLRVGFAVSRSPELAAAFRTLQPPFAVGTVDSLLAEAILQDGSFLEETRTYVRTAKEKMTAVLGGKKDLSVAETDPRVPICLLTRESGDLAAGLAAAGISCEAGSGFFDLDERSARLRVPSPGQLDEFLRRIASL, encoded by the coding sequence ATGTGGAAAGGGAAACTGCAGCACCGGCATCTGTCAACGGGACAGCAGGGATACGCATCTGCCCGCCCGCCCGTGTACCCGGAAGGGATCGAGATTATCGACTGCGCCCTGGGAACGAACCCCCTGGGGACGCCTCCATCCGTCCGCCGGCTTCTTGAAGGGCTGAAGGACGTTTCCGTCTCCGGCTACCCCCAGCCGGAACCGGAAAACCTGAAAAAAACCATCGCCTCGAAATACGTCTCCTGGCAGGTCCTTCCGGAACAGATCCTTGTCGGCGGAGGATCCATGGGCGTCCTCGTCACTCTGTCACGGCTTCTTCTCGGCCCCGGGGCATCCTTTACCGGAATTTCCCCGCAGTTCACCGACGCCGTTCTGCAGGCGCTCTTCACCGGCGCTTTCTACAAGCCTCTCCGGCTGAGAGGCCCGGACTTCTCCATCGACTCCGCCATGCTGGAGCGGCTGACCGTGCAGGGACACCCGCTGATTTACCTTGACCGCCCAAACAACCCCACTGGACAGGCAATTTCCCTCGGTTCGGCGGAACGGCTTGCCCGGGAGGCCATGGAGAGGGGAACCTGGGTCATCATCGACGAGGCATACGGAGACTTTCTGCCCGACGAAGAATCCGCGGCATCCATCGATCTGCCCAACGTCATCACATGCCGGTCCTTCTCTAAGGGGCAGGGCGGCGCAGGGCTTCGGGTGGGCTTCGCCGTCTCCCGAAGTCCCGAGCTTGCGGCGGCATTCAGAACACTCCAGCCGCCTTTCGCCGTCGGGACTGTGGACTCCCTTCTGGCGGAGGCCATTCTGCAGGACGGTTCCTTTCTTGAAGAAACGAGGACGTACGTCCGGACGGCCAAAGAGAAGATGACCGCCGTTCTGGGGGGGAAAAAAGACCTTTCCGTTGCGGAGACGGACCCCAGGGTTCCCATCTGTCTCCTGACCCGGGAGTCTGGCGACCTCGCGGCCGGGCTGGCGGCGGCGGGCATCTCCTGCGAAGCGGGATCGGGGTTCTTCGACCTGGATGAACGATCGGCGCGGCTCCGGGTTCCGTCTCCGGGGCAGCTGGACGAGTTCCTCCGGCGGATCGCCTCCTTGTGA